One window of Gemmatimonadaceae bacterium genomic DNA carries:
- a CDS encoding heavy-metal-associated domain-containing protein — translation MRTLVEVEGMRAVHCVRAVQTALVMVDGIRWCDVTLGRVEVEHDGAATEAALRQAIGVAGFAVSAVRSERRLPVVGES, via the coding sequence ATGCGGACACTCGTCGAGGTGGAGGGCATGCGCGCCGTGCACTGCGTGCGCGCGGTGCAGACGGCACTCGTGATGGTGGATGGGATCCGCTGGTGTGACGTGACGCTGGGCCGGGTGGAGGTGGAGCACGATGGTGCGGCCACCGAGGCGGCGTTGCGCCAGGCGATCGGGGTGGCAGGCTTCGCGGTGTCGGCGGTCCGGTCCGAACGCCGCCTGCCGGTGGTCGGCGAGTCGTGA
- a CDS encoding site-specific integrase, whose protein sequence is MIDFGTTGPDAGSTHSALAAILCSALHPEFLQAFGAGESRWFSVFGKTLVLDGAGVRAESVRLAFRPDVVTRLTSPQDAAWFAVVQPDVEACLSRAEHHIAGLEVPKADTPPTPPMVGDPDQPDGQATDALPPLSPLTLATAVSTDAAAKPDSVSDDLGPLGEEMSAHARELAAMPTPPPVSPKQQAHLERMRETRMGKKKAAKVDDPTSFIVEAHGHSVQVVRKANGTFHRRHAVFVRDAKTGALNKEVRQRSLDTSDRAVARGLAVEFLRRVAAEKRGMPLNTGATQGTVADPADNGGQTSVMTAVERYVASEDMERLTPKTQSSYRSALAALTASLGPETALETVGRNDLKRHCEARLAPGFRYRPVDRNGHWGRVDIIKATAVTEGTVNADLTTFAILWNWCARTTDGRGEPLVRLSLPVMPRLFQNDDAHRPSANPERSERLIAFLDALIDDLESQIRTTADMTTKQGLDLSYALRRALFARVGIVLAGLYGVRRGSIASLAWENVDLEGTTSDDGPQITFLLKNTSGGRPIRHRVLIPKDELPMVSLLLNTVGSQGASPYVFPKATNVTRHVTGDELGAWLDGFTERAGLLKQKGGIWHPFRRGWAQALLAKGWDAQQVAKYGGWRDLATFHKSYALRLPETEKAMIHSTPMAQLLARRESGGAAVDSPAADHPAEAAMTQPTKRGAMPRNVPQSGARVLEFPKRRDAGRPDVSRESHRSAPRSRRDD, encoded by the coding sequence GTGATCGACTTCGGCACCACAGGTCCCGACGCAGGGTCCACGCACAGCGCCCTCGCCGCCATCCTCTGCTCGGCGCTCCATCCGGAGTTCCTGCAGGCGTTCGGCGCAGGCGAGTCGCGGTGGTTCAGTGTCTTCGGCAAGACACTCGTGCTCGATGGCGCAGGAGTGCGCGCGGAGAGCGTTCGGTTGGCCTTCCGCCCTGACGTGGTGACCCGGCTCACCTCCCCGCAGGACGCGGCTTGGTTCGCGGTCGTCCAGCCTGATGTCGAGGCGTGCCTCTCGCGGGCCGAGCACCATATCGCCGGACTTGAGGTGCCAAAGGCGGATACTCCGCCCACGCCGCCGATGGTCGGTGATCCCGACCAGCCCGACGGGCAGGCGACGGACGCGCTCCCCCCGCTCAGCCCTCTCACCCTCGCCACAGCCGTGTCGACCGACGCGGCTGCGAAGCCGGACAGCGTCTCCGACGACCTCGGACCGCTGGGTGAGGAGATGTCTGCACACGCGCGCGAACTCGCTGCGATGCCGACGCCTCCCCCCGTCTCGCCCAAACAGCAGGCCCATCTCGAACGCATGAGAGAGACGCGCATGGGAAAGAAGAAGGCCGCGAAGGTCGATGACCCGACGAGCTTCATCGTCGAGGCACACGGGCACTCCGTGCAGGTTGTGCGCAAGGCGAACGGCACGTTCCATCGGAGGCATGCTGTCTTCGTCCGCGACGCCAAGACGGGTGCGCTCAACAAGGAAGTCCGTCAGCGGTCCTTGGACACAAGCGACCGAGCCGTCGCGCGCGGTCTCGCCGTCGAATTCCTGCGACGGGTCGCCGCCGAAAAGCGCGGAATGCCCCTGAATACGGGGGCAACGCAGGGCACCGTGGCTGACCCGGCGGACAATGGCGGCCAGACGTCGGTAATGACGGCCGTCGAGCGCTACGTCGCGTCGGAGGACATGGAACGGCTCACACCGAAGACGCAGTCCTCATACCGCAGCGCGCTGGCCGCGCTCACCGCGTCGCTCGGCCCGGAGACGGCCCTCGAGACGGTAGGGCGAAATGACCTGAAGCGGCACTGTGAAGCACGGCTCGCACCTGGTTTCCGGTACCGCCCTGTGGACCGCAACGGGCACTGGGGCCGTGTGGACATCATCAAGGCGACGGCCGTCACGGAGGGAACGGTGAACGCTGACCTGACCACCTTCGCCATCCTTTGGAACTGGTGCGCCCGCACGACGGATGGTCGCGGCGAGCCGCTGGTACGACTCAGCCTTCCGGTCATGCCGCGGCTCTTCCAGAACGACGATGCGCATCGTCCGTCAGCCAACCCTGAGCGTTCGGAGCGTTTGATCGCGTTCCTTGACGCGCTCATCGACGATCTCGAGAGCCAGATCCGGACAACGGCCGACATGACGACGAAGCAGGGGCTCGACTTGAGCTACGCCCTCCGACGTGCGCTGTTCGCGCGTGTCGGCATCGTGCTGGCCGGACTGTACGGCGTCCGCCGTGGTAGTATCGCGTCGCTGGCGTGGGAGAACGTGGATCTGGAAGGCACCACGAGCGACGATGGCCCCCAGATCACGTTCCTCCTGAAGAACACGTCCGGTGGTCGCCCGATTCGGCACAGGGTGTTGATCCCGAAGGACGAACTCCCCATGGTCAGCCTGTTGCTGAACACGGTCGGTTCGCAGGGCGCCTCGCCATATGTGTTTCCCAAGGCGACGAACGTCACGAGACACGTGACTGGCGACGAGCTTGGCGCGTGGCTCGATGGCTTCACGGAGCGGGCAGGCTTGCTCAAGCAGAAGGGTGGCATCTGGCATCCGTTCCGGCGCGGATGGGCGCAGGCGTTGCTCGCGAAGGGCTGGGACGCGCAGCAGGTCGCCAAGTACGGCGGGTGGCGCGACCTCGCGACCTTCCACAAGAGCTACGCGCTCCGCCTGCCTGAGACGGAGAAGGCCATGATCCACAGCACGCCAATGGCGCAGCTTCTGGCGCGCCGCGAAAGCGGCGGCGCCGCGGTAGACTCCCCGGCCGCAGACCACCCGGCGGAAGCCGCCATGACGCAGCCGACCAAGCGCGGGGCGATGCCGCGCAATGTGCCTCAGAGTGGAGCGCGCGTCCTGGAGTTTCCGAAGCGCCGGGATGCGGGCCGACCGGATGTGAGCCGGGAGAGCCATCGCTCCGCGCCGCGCTCGCGCCGCGATGACTGA
- a CDS encoding DUF2203 family protein, translated as MPVSSPPRDETPPMTMALATRMLPLVERIVADLRVAWEAWRAAVTRYDTVLAALDADMDSQLSRTAHRDVRRRAAEVEALRRELEPLGATCRSPRNGRVEWLAVVDGMPSRLLWQPGEVSVTRWEPTDELHVTTPDDLDDTDPSRS; from the coding sequence TTGCCCGTCTCCTCGCCGCCGCGCGACGAGACGCCACCGATGACGATGGCGCTCGCCACCCGCATGCTGCCGCTCGTCGAACGCATCGTGGCCGACCTGCGCGTCGCCTGGGAGGCATGGCGCGCCGCCGTCACGCGCTACGACACGGTGCTCGCGGCGCTCGATGCCGACATGGACTCGCAGCTCTCCCGCACCGCGCACCGCGACGTGCGCCGTCGCGCGGCCGAGGTGGAGGCACTGCGGCGCGAGCTCGAGCCGCTCGGCGCCACCTGCCGGTCGCCGCGCAACGGGCGCGTGGAATGGCTCGCGGTCGTCGATGGCATGCCCTCGCGCCTGCTCTGGCAGCCCGGCGAAGTGTCGGTGACGCGATGGGAGCCGACCGACGAGCTGCACGTCACCACCCCCGACGACCTGGACGACACCGACCCGTCGCGCAGCTGA
- the rnz gene encoding ribonuclease Z, whose protein sequence is MSLSLRFLGTSAARPTVERNVTALALVREGETLLFDCGEGTQRQMMRYGVGFTTGEIFFTHFHTDHVLGVIGLTRTMALQGRTELLRLYGPPGALKALRACIAFGGERLTFPVEIAELEPGAVLDRTDYSVHAIAADHHGASALGYALIEKIRLGRFNPDLARSIGIPEGPLWGRLHRGEPVTLPDGRVVDATMLVGQPRAGRRVVISGDTRPTTALREIAAQADLLVHEATFGDDEAERAVETGHSTAREAATVARDAGVKRLLLTHFSARYSRDPGELVTQAQTVFAATVAARDGLEIEVPFEAEMTESIR, encoded by the coding sequence ATGTCGCTCAGTCTCAGATTCCTCGGCACCTCCGCCGCACGCCCGACCGTGGAGCGCAACGTCACCGCGCTCGCCCTCGTCCGTGAAGGGGAAACACTCCTGTTCGACTGCGGCGAGGGCACCCAGCGCCAGATGATGCGCTACGGCGTCGGGTTCACCACCGGCGAGATCTTCTTCACGCATTTCCACACCGACCACGTCCTAGGCGTGATCGGGCTCACGCGGACGATGGCCCTCCAGGGCCGGACCGAGCTCCTCCGCCTCTACGGACCGCCCGGCGCACTCAAGGCGTTGCGGGCGTGCATCGCGTTCGGGGGCGAGCGCCTCACGTTCCCGGTAGAAATTGCCGAGCTCGAACCTGGCGCCGTGCTCGATCGGACCGACTATTCCGTGCACGCCATCGCCGCCGATCATCACGGCGCGTCGGCGCTCGGCTACGCGCTGATCGAAAAGATCAGATTGGGCCGATTCAATCCGGACCTCGCACGCAGCATCGGCATTCCCGAGGGTCCGCTCTGGGGACGCCTCCATCGCGGCGAACCGGTGACGCTTCCCGACGGACGCGTGGTGGATGCGACGATGCTGGTCGGCCAGCCACGCGCCGGACGCCGCGTCGTGATTTCCGGCGACACCCGCCCCACCACCGCGCTGCGCGAGATCGCCGCGCAGGCCGACCTGCTCGTGCACGAAGCCACCTTCGGCGACGACGAGGCGGAGCGCGCGGTGGAAACCGGCCACAGCACCGCCCGCGAGGCAGCGACGGTGGCGCGTGACGCCGGCGTGAAGCGACTGCTGCTCACGCACTTCTCGGCGCGCTATTCGCGCGATCCCGGGGAACTCGTCACGCAGGCACAGACGGTGTTCGCGGCCACCGTCGCGGCGCGTGACGGCCTGGAGATCGAGGTGCCGTTCGAGGCCGAAATGACCGAATCGATCCGATGA
- a CDS encoding deoxyribodipyrimidine photo-lyase: MHRFDSRFVQDQLTLRTEARNAVRLQPEGEYVLYWMQSTQRLVENWALRQATLEADRLGKPLVIYQGLNPHYEYASARTHAMILGNAAELAAQAESLGYTYLFHLRHRLDGDNRVVDRLAARAALVVTDAFPTAGVDARTNRVASRLPCRLLAVESHAIVPAGAFAKEEYAARTIRTKLARLLDLSLEPVADVPPRKRVTAALRRSLEVESLNFAGLDLPAEIARCAIDHSVAAVPGVAPGLTAARARLEAFCQAVLPDYAERRNDPADVEGSSRLSPYLHFGHIAAAEVARTVRERGAPDQVAKFFDELVTWRELSLNFCVRNPQFGTLDGLPNWVRENMARHAGDPREHVYSTDEFERAATHHPLWNAAQRELLATGRMHNVMRMYWGKYIVLWSATYADALSTMVRLNNRYALDGRDPSSHAGIQWCLGKFDRPWQRRPVLGTIRYMSLDLAYRKFDARGYEQRWG; the protein is encoded by the coding sequence ATGCACAGATTCGACTCCCGCTTCGTCCAGGACCAGCTCACCCTTCGCACCGAGGCGCGGAACGCGGTCCGCCTCCAGCCCGAGGGGGAGTACGTCCTGTACTGGATGCAGTCCACGCAGCGGCTCGTCGAGAACTGGGCCCTCCGGCAAGCCACGCTGGAGGCCGACCGGCTGGGCAAGCCGCTGGTGATCTACCAGGGGCTGAATCCCCACTACGAGTACGCCAGCGCGCGCACCCACGCCATGATCCTCGGCAATGCCGCGGAGCTGGCGGCGCAGGCGGAGTCGCTGGGCTACACCTACCTCTTCCACCTGCGCCACCGGCTGGATGGCGACAACCGGGTGGTGGACCGGCTGGCCGCCCGGGCGGCGCTGGTCGTGACTGACGCGTTCCCGACGGCCGGGGTCGACGCCCGGACGAACCGCGTCGCCAGCCGCCTGCCCTGCCGCCTGCTGGCGGTGGAATCCCACGCCATCGTGCCGGCGGGGGCCTTCGCGAAGGAGGAGTACGCCGCCCGGACCATCCGGACGAAGCTCGCGCGGCTGCTGGACCTGAGCCTGGAGCCGGTCGCGGATGTGCCCCCGCGAAAGCGGGTCACTGCCGCGCTCCGGCGCTCGCTGGAGGTGGAGAGCCTGAACTTCGCCGGGCTGGACCTGCCCGCCGAGATCGCGCGGTGTGCGATCGACCACTCGGTGGCGGCGGTGCCCGGGGTGGCGCCGGGCCTGACGGCGGCGCGGGCCCGGCTGGAGGCCTTCTGCCAGGCGGTGCTGCCGGATTACGCCGAGCGTCGCAACGACCCTGCGGACGTCGAGGGGTCGAGCCGGCTGTCACCGTACCTGCATTTCGGGCACATCGCGGCGGCCGAGGTGGCGCGCACGGTGCGCGAGCGCGGTGCGCCGGACCAGGTCGCGAAGTTCTTCGACGAGCTGGTGACCTGGCGCGAGCTGTCGCTCAACTTCTGCGTGCGGAACCCACAGTTCGGCACGCTGGACGGCCTGCCCAACTGGGTGCGGGAGAACATGGCGCGCCATGCCGGCGACCCACGGGAGCACGTGTACTCCACCGACGAGTTCGAGCGGGCCGCGACGCATCATCCGCTGTGGAATGCGGCGCAGCGCGAGCTGCTCGCGACCGGCCGGATGCACAACGTGATGCGGATGTACTGGGGCAAGTACATCGTGCTCTGGAGCGCGACCTATGCCGACGCGCTGTCCACGATGGTGCGGCTGAACAACCGGTACGCGCTGGACGGCCGCGATCCGAGCAGCCACGCCGGCATCCAGTGGTGCCTGGGCAAGTTCGACCGCCCCTGGCAGCGCCGGCCGGTGCTGGGCACGATCCGTTACATGTCGCTGGACCTGGCGTACCGGAAGTTCGACGCGCGCGGTTACGAGCAGCGCTGGGGCTGA
- the mgtE gene encoding magnesium transporter gives MAKKRRDDDLPIAALLAPDILALLDEAPEAVAAETEEMHPADLADVAAAIPRDRVVALLNALGAGRAADVLEYLDDELRSDVLETMTTRQAAQLVTEMTPDDRADALDELEEEVADEILSALPPEQQRETEQLLAYDEDTAGGLMTTEFVSVPSSQRVEDALASVRAIARVGRKEAMYTIYSTDEAGRVNGVMSLRELLAAPDGVPVSEIAWTEVVTVTVHAGREEIVERTSKYDLVAVPVVDENMRLVGVVTVDDVIDIVQEDATEDVQKLGGMEALDDPYIDSGFFTLLRKRAGWLTVLFIGEMLTAVAMGRFEGEIQRAAVLALFVPLIISSGGNSGSQATSLLIRALALREVRLRDWWRVAMRELPSGLLLGTILGVLGFARIEIWEALGWTSYGAGHTLLALTVALSLIGVVTFGTLVGAMLPFALKRFGLDPASASAPLVATLVDVTGLVIYFTLALLLLRGTYL, from the coding sequence ATGGCGAAGAAGCGACGCGACGACGATCTCCCGATCGCCGCCCTGCTCGCCCCGGACATTCTCGCGCTGCTGGACGAGGCGCCGGAAGCCGTGGCAGCGGAGACGGAAGAGATGCATCCGGCCGACCTGGCGGATGTCGCGGCAGCGATCCCGCGGGACCGGGTGGTGGCGCTGCTGAACGCGCTGGGTGCGGGGCGCGCGGCCGACGTGCTGGAATATCTCGACGACGAGCTGCGCAGCGACGTCCTCGAGACGATGACCACGCGACAGGCCGCGCAGCTCGTCACGGAGATGACGCCGGACGACCGTGCCGACGCGCTCGACGAGCTCGAGGAGGAGGTGGCCGACGAGATCCTGTCGGCACTCCCGCCGGAGCAGCAGCGCGAGACGGAGCAGCTGCTTGCCTACGACGAGGACACGGCCGGCGGGCTGATGACGACGGAGTTCGTCTCCGTGCCGAGCTCGCAGCGGGTGGAGGACGCGCTGGCCAGCGTGCGCGCCATCGCGCGGGTGGGGCGCAAGGAGGCGATGTACACGATCTACAGCACCGACGAGGCGGGGCGCGTGAACGGCGTGATGTCGCTGCGCGAGCTGCTCGCGGCGCCCGACGGGGTGCCGGTGTCGGAGATCGCGTGGACCGAGGTGGTGACGGTGACCGTGCACGCGGGCCGCGAGGAGATCGTGGAGCGCACGTCGAAGTACGACCTCGTGGCGGTGCCGGTTGTGGACGAGAACATGCGCCTGGTGGGTGTGGTGACGGTGGACGACGTCATCGACATCGTGCAGGAGGACGCCACCGAGGACGTGCAGAAACTCGGCGGCATGGAGGCGCTCGACGATCCGTACATCGACTCCGGCTTCTTCACGCTGCTCCGCAAGCGGGCCGGCTGGCTGACCGTGCTGTTCATCGGCGAGATGCTGACGGCGGTGGCGATGGGCCGGTTCGAGGGGGAGATCCAGCGTGCCGCCGTGCTGGCGCTGTTCGTGCCGCTGATCATCAGCTCCGGAGGCAACTCCGGTTCGCAGGCCACGTCGCTGCTGATCCGCGCCCTCGCCCTGCGCGAGGTGCGCCTGCGCGACTGGTGGCGGGTCGCGATGCGCGAGCTGCCGAGCGGCCTGCTGCTCGGCACGATCCTCGGCGTGCTGGGCTTCGCGCGGATCGAGATCTGGGAGGCCCTAGGCTGGACGAGCTACGGGGCCGGCCACACGCTGCTGGCATTGACGGTGGCGCTCTCGCTGATCGGCGTGGTGACGTTCGGCACGCTGGTGGGTGCGATGCTGCCGTTCGCGCTCAAGCGTTTCGGGCTGGACCCGGCGAGCGCCTCGGCACCGCTGGTGGCGACGCTGGTGGACGTGACGGGGCTCGTGATCTACTTCACACTCGCATTGCTCCTGCTCCGCGGCACTTACCTGTGA
- a CDS encoding DMT family transporter gives MTTPTPATAHPWRGTLLVLLSAACFGTTLIFSQRAIDGGASLSTLLTYRYLLGTILLGIIAGGPAPVLAVGARKWQLLLVGGAAQTAIAGLSVAALQVMPAAAVAFLFYTYPSWVTLLAVLRRTETVGPMNVLALVLSLAGIVTIVGNPFAAQLAPRGIALALTAAVVYALLIPWLGRIQSGLKPAAAMTWMVLGAGVLFLVGALVTGAPLYPASRSLLINGAALAIIPTAIAFIAFLRGLTELGPVRTSIVSTVEPFWTALLAGVVLGQAVGVRIWLGGALIAAAMVVLQRKPAT, from the coding sequence GTGACGACTCCAACACCGGCGACCGCGCATCCGTGGCGCGGGACGCTGCTGGTGCTGCTCAGCGCGGCCTGCTTCGGCACGACGCTGATCTTCTCCCAGCGCGCGATCGACGGCGGCGCCAGCCTCTCGACGCTGCTGACGTATCGCTACCTGCTGGGCACGATCCTGCTCGGGATCATCGCGGGCGGACCGGCGCCGGTGCTGGCCGTCGGCGCGCGGAAGTGGCAGTTGCTGTTGGTGGGGGGTGCGGCGCAGACCGCGATCGCCGGCCTGTCGGTGGCCGCACTGCAGGTGATGCCCGCCGCGGCAGTGGCGTTCCTGTTCTACACCTATCCCTCGTGGGTGACGCTGCTGGCGGTGCTCCGCCGGACCGAGACGGTGGGCCCGATGAACGTGCTGGCGCTGGTGCTGTCCCTGGCCGGCATCGTGACCATCGTGGGCAACCCGTTCGCCGCGCAGCTCGCGCCGCGCGGCATCGCCCTCGCCCTGACGGCCGCGGTGGTGTACGCGCTGCTGATCCCGTGGCTGGGCCGGATCCAGTCGGGGTTGAAGCCGGCGGCGGCCATGACGTGGATGGTGCTGGGTGCGGGCGTGCTCTTCCTGGTCGGCGCGCTCGTGACCGGGGCGCCGCTCTATCCGGCGAGCCGGTCGCTGCTGATCAACGGTGCCGCCCTCGCGATCATCCCGACCGCGATCGCGTTCATCGCCTTCCTGCGCGGGCTGACGGAACTCGGGCCGGTGCGCACGTCCATCGTCAGCACGGTGGAGCCGTTCTGGACGGCGCTGCTGGCCGGCGTCGTGCTGGGGCAGGCGGTTGGCGTGCGCATCTGGCTCGGCGGTGCGCTGATCGCGGCGGCGATGGTGGTCCTGCAGCGAAAGCCTGCAACCTGA
- a CDS encoding NAD(P)-dependent oxidoreductase — MPLSVAFLGLGAIGAPMAAHVARAGHALTIWNRTAERAAGSAAAAAGARVAATPADAVRDADIIITCLPESSHVATLLADGGNAMRDAIRPGALLVDCTSGDPDTSRSIAADLATAGIAFIDAPVSGGVAGADAGTLTVMVGGDAAALERARPVLESFAGKIVHCGAVGAGDAIKAVNNALLALHLWSTAEGLVAAMKAGVAPQVALDVINASSGRSNASMNLFPDRVLTGAFPRTFRLALLDKDAGIAAGIARSQKGAAPTLQLAADLMRIAHLELGDEVDHVEAVKLVERWAGVELRS, encoded by the coding sequence ATGCCACTCTCCGTCGCGTTTCTCGGACTCGGCGCCATCGGCGCCCCCATGGCCGCGCATGTCGCCCGCGCCGGCCACGCCCTCACGATCTGGAATCGCACGGCGGAACGGGCCGCCGGGAGCGCCGCTGCGGCGGCGGGCGCACGGGTGGCCGCGACCCCGGCCGATGCGGTGCGCGACGCCGACATCATCATCACTTGCCTCCCCGAATCGTCGCACGTGGCCACCCTGCTCGCCGATGGCGGCAACGCGATGCGCGACGCGATCAGGCCGGGTGCCCTGCTGGTGGACTGCACCTCCGGTGACCCGGACACCAGCCGCAGCATCGCCGCGGACCTTGCCACCGCCGGCATCGCGTTCATCGACGCCCCGGTGAGCGGCGGGGTGGCCGGTGCCGACGCCGGCACCCTCACCGTCATGGTCGGCGGCGACGCCGCGGCGCTCGAACGTGCCCGGCCGGTGCTGGAGAGCTTCGCCGGCAAGATCGTGCACTGCGGCGCCGTCGGTGCCGGTGACGCGATCAAGGCCGTGAACAACGCGCTGCTCGCCCTGCACCTGTGGTCCACCGCCGAGGGGCTGGTGGCCGCCATGAAGGCCGGCGTGGCACCACAGGTGGCCCTCGACGTCATCAATGCCTCGTCGGGCCGCTCCAACGCCTCGATGAACCTCTTTCCGGATCGGGTGCTCACGGGCGCCTTCCCGCGCACCTTCCGCCTCGCGCTCCTGGACAAGGATGCCGGCATCGCCGCCGGCATCGCGCGCAGCCAGAAGGGTGCCGCGCCCACCCTGCAGCTCGCGGCCGACCTGATGCGCATCGCGCACCTCGAGCTGGGCGACGAGGTGGACCACGTCGAGGCGGTGAAGCTCGTGGAGCGGTGGGCCGGGGTCGAGCTGCGCTCGTGA